From the genome of Camarhynchus parvulus chromosome 8, STF_HiC, whole genome shotgun sequence, one region includes:
- the TCTEX1D4 gene encoding tctex1 domain-containing protein 4, translated as MAEQPVPEIALLAQVLASTEAPALRSTRRGSQPTAPARGPEDSKPAPLLSRRNSILSRRSSFGMVPGSRRPSIGPWMLHRRVSFSGLPIFQPILKTRLENTYRIGPDKGCRFDAGRVQRVLEGTLACALGTTVYSAQGSAPLALSLTELLQNQAKEVVPPRYKLVCHVVLGQQGQQSLLVASRGLWDPETDSFASATFSNASLFAVATVYGVYFE; from the coding sequence ATGGCTGAGCAGCCCGTCCCAGAGATAGCCCTGCTAGCCCAGGTGCTGGCCAGCACTGAGGCCCCTGCACTCCGCAGCACACGCCGTGGgtcccagcccacagccccagcccggggccCTGAGGACAGCAAACCTGCCCCGCTGCTCTCCCGCCGCAACTCCATCCTCAGCCGCCGCAGCTCCTTCGGCATGGTCCCGGGGAGCAGGCGGCCCTCCATTGGCCCCTGGATGCTCCACAGACGTGtcagcttctctgggctccCAATTTTCCAACCCATCCTCAAGACCCGCCTTGAAAACACTTACAGGATAGGGCCGGACAAAGGCTGCAGGTTTGACGCGGGGCGGGTGCAGCGGGTGCTGGAGGGGACCCTGGCCTGTGCCTTGGGGACCACTGTGTacagtgcccagggcagtgccccaCTAGCCCTGAGCCtgactgagctgctgcagaaccaGGCCAAGGAGGTGGTGCCACCCCGCTACAAGCTGGTCTGCCATGTGGtgctgggccagcagggccagcagagccTCTTGGTGGCCAGCCGGGGCCTGTGGGACCCTGAGACCGACAGCTTTGCCTCTGCCACCTTCTCCAACGCCTCCCTCTTTGCTGTGGCCACAGTGTACGGGGTCTACTTCGAGTAG